Proteins encoded by one window of Esox lucius isolate fEsoLuc1 chromosome 4, fEsoLuc1.pri, whole genome shotgun sequence:
- the LOC114839865 gene encoding probable carboxypeptidase X1, whose amino-acid sequence MALPLHLSIVLTFLICVSYSFVSSDSGTPSGVDYNTTESITPTKRRDSATKPNITPSNNSISAPAVRLTSATTEKLRTTRPPQTSTNYSFNTEDLNEGIDKNVEKRLWKKEFEDEPLELECPPLGLESLRVKDTQLRASSYKRRGLGPHRGRLNIQSGLEDGDIYDGAWCAQYEDKKQWLEVDALRPTRFTGVILQGRSSIWSWNFVETFKVQFSNDTLIWKSAMNGSEEAIFQGNQDTETPVLALFNESSTVARYIRINPQTWHENGTVCLRAEVLGCKLPDPNNIYAWQQTEQSSHDKLDFRHHNYKEMRKLMKSVTEDCPDITRIYSIGKSHMGLKMYVMEISDNPGKHELEVKPGFKLNVLLAKTLSGPRHVFYNLPTEWMNNRESLLVYMEQVHRGIKGVVRDKDTEAGIADAVIKVDDIDHHVRSVADGDYWRLLNPGEYEVTASAEGYNPSTRQCQVMYDHYPTVCDFRLTKTPRQRLKEMLAKGIKPPKDLQIRLRQLRLRKLRASTKTINRRRAAASRRVRSLGS is encoded by the exons ATGGCACTACCACTACACTTGAGCATTGTTTTAACGTTTTTGATATGTGTATCATATAGCTTCGTTTCGTCAGACAGTGGCACACCTTCAGGTGTGGATTATAATACAACTGAAAGTATTACTCCGACAAAGAGACGAGACTCTGCAACTAAGCCAAATATAACCCCGAGCAATAACAGCATCAGTGCACCCGCCGTCAGACTGACATCTGCAACTACCGAAAAGTTGCGGACAACTAGACCACCTCAAACGAGCACCAACTACAGTTTTAACACTGAAGATTTGAATGAAGGCATTGACAAGAACGTGGAAAAAAGATTATGGAAAAAAGAGTTTGAGGATGAACCACTTGAATTAG AGTGCCCTCCTCTGGGGCTGGAGTCTCTCAGGGTGAAGGACACGCAGCTGAGAGCCTCGTCCTACAAGCGCCGTGGGCTCGGCCCTCACCGAGGTCGACTCAACATCCAG TCGGGACTAGAGGACGGAGATATATATGATGGGGCCTGGTGTGCCCAATATGAGGACAAGAAACAGTGGCTGGAGGTGGACGCCCTGCGACCCACCCGCTTCACCGGGGTCATCCTCCAGGGGCGCAGTTCCATCTGGAG CTGGAACTTCGTGGAGACTTTCAAGGTACAGTTCAGTAATGACACGCTGATCTGGAAGTCGGCTATGAACGGATCTGAAGAGGCG ATTTTCCAGGGGAACCAGGACACTGAAACCCCAGTGTTGGCCCTGTTTAACGAGTCATCAACCGTGGCACGTTACATCCGCATCAATCCTCAGACCTGGCACGAGAACGGAACCGTCTGTCTGAGAGCCGAAGTCCTGGGCTGTAAACTACCTG ATCCCAACAACATCTATGCTTGGCAGCAGACGGAGCAAAGCTCCCACGACAAGTTGGACTTCAGACATCACAACTATAAGGAGATGAGGAAA CTCATGAAGTCAGTGACTGAGGACTGCCCTGACATTACACGCATCTACAGCATCGGGAAAAGCCATATGGGCCTGAAGATGTACGTCATGGAGATATCAGACAACCCTGGAAAGCATGAGCTGG AGGTCAAGCCAGGCTTTAAGTTGAATGTTCTACTGGCTAAGACTTTAAG TGGCCCGAGACATGTTTTTTACAACCTGCCCACTGAGTGGATGAACAACCGAGAGTCTCTACTGGTCTACATGGAGCAG GTCCACAGAGGAATCAAAGGGGTGGTCAGAGACAAAGACACGGAGGCCGGCATCGCGGACGCTGTGATCAAAGTGGATGACATCGACCACCACGTTAGATCAG TCGCTGATGGGGACTACTGGCGCCTGCTAAACCCCGGAGAGTATGAAGTCACCGCAAGCGCAGAGGGCTACAACCCGTCCACGCGCCAGTGCCAGGTTATGTATGACCACTACCCCACCGTGTGTGACTTCCGCCTCACCAAGACCCCCAGACAGAGGCTGAAGGAGATGCTGGCCAAGGGGATCAAGCctcccaaagacctgcagattAGACTGCGGCAGCTGCGTCTGCGAAAGCTGAGAGCAAGCACCAAAACAATAAACCGCAGGCGTGCGGCTGCTAGCAGGAGGGTACGCAGTCTGGGATCTTGA